The Crocosphaera sp. UHCC 0190 DNA segment GGGGCTTTACCAATTTGGTATTTAGCTAAACATCAAGGTTTAAATAAATACCAATCTTTAACCCTTAGTTTAGTTTATTTACTGTATCCCTTACTTTTTAATATTAATTTATTTGATTTTCACCCTGATGTAATTGCTATTCCTGCTATTTTGTGGGCTATTTTAGCAGCTTTTGCCAATAAATTAGGGATATTCATTTTAGCACTTATAATTATTTTAAGTTGTAAAGGGGTCTTATCTTTAACGGTTGCTTTTATGGGAATTTGGTTACTATTTTTAAATAAAAAAAAGTTATATGGTTCTATTGCTTTGGGGTTAGGCATTGCTTGGTTTATTATTAGTACCCAGGTAATTATTCCCTTTTTTAGTGATAATAGTGCCAATATTGGGCGACATATTTCTCGATTTAGTTATTTAGGCAATTCTTTTGCAGAAATCATTCACAACTTTATCTTTAAACCTTGGTTATTATTACAAGGATTATTTAATTTAGCCAATTTAGAATATTTACTTTTATTGTTAATGCCTTTAATTTGGGGTCTATCTTTTAGGCATCTTTCCCCTTTAGTGGGTGCTATTCCTGTTTTAGCCATGAATTTATTATCCCAAGATCTCTTACAAAAAGATTTATTACATCAATATTCTTTACCGATTATTCCCTTTTTAATGGTTTCAGTAATCGCTACAATGGCAACAGAAAAAGCCTGGTTTAGACAAGAAAAATATATAATTATTTGGTCACTCATTGGATTTTTAGCCCTAGCAAAATTTGGCTATTTTACCTCTCGATATTTAGAGTCTCTTGATACCTGGAAAGCAACTCAATCAGCTATCAGTCAAATTTCGACCAAAGGGAATGTCTTAACCTCAACTTATATCGCACCTCACCTTAGTCAACGTCCTCTGATTAAATTAGCAGAAGATGGGGCAGATGGGTTTGATTTAAACCAATTTGATTATATCTTATTAAATAAACGTCATCCGGGGAGAGCAAGTTCCCCAGAATTAATTGAAACTATTAAACAAAAAATTGCACAAATACCTCAATTTTCTTTAACTTATGAAAAGGATAATGTCTACTTATTTAAGAAAAAAGACTAATTATTTTTACTGGACTTTATTGACTTTAATGATTATTTGGCTTCCTCTGTCAATTTCCGCCCAAAGTCCGAACCTTAATCCCACAGAGAAAGCACCCATTGTGGTGGATGGTCATGTATTATTTCAAGTTGGCTCTCTCAATAACTTTAGCGCACAACAACGAGCGAATGTAATTAACGAAATTTTAGCCGAAGAAGTGCGATCGCTGGAACCCGTTGATATCATTGTTTTTCAAAATCGCCAGCAAACAGTGATTCGCAATCACACAACAAAACGTCATTTACTCAGTGTGACGGAAGTGGATGTGATTGCCGGGAGTAATCCTTTTGAGCAAGCAGTTATTTGGAAAAAACACCTAGAAAAAGCCTTGAAACAAGGTCAATTTGAGCGAACATCTTCTTATTTACGTCGTGCGGGTTTATGGAGTTTAGGAGCCGTTTTTGGAGCAAGTGTGATTCAATTTGGGTTGATTTTTCTGGGAATGTTGAATAAGAGACAGGAACAAAGTGAGAGGAATCTTCCCAGAGAAACTGTTTATTTAAGACAACCCTTGATCCAACCCTTTTGGCGCATTTTTTTATTAATTAGTCCCATCGTTCTTTGGTTAAGTGTCTTTACTTATATATGTCATTTATTTCCCATGACACGAAGTAGACTCTATCAAATCAGAATGCTGTTAGAGCAACCAATTTTTAGTTTAGGTAAAAACAGTTATTCGGCGATTCAATTACTATTACTTTTGGCCCTAACAGTAGGCTTATGGTTTTTTGTAAAAGGGGTTATTTTTTTCTTAAAAGCCTATCTCTTAAGTCGCTTAGGAACCCATCGAAGCGTTCAAGAGATGGTGGCTATTTTAGTTCAATATATTTTACTGTTTTTAGGCTTCATTATTTTATTACAACTTTGGGGACTTGACCTCAGTGCTGTGGCAATTATCGCCAGTGTGTTGGGGGTCGGGATTGGATTTGGACTGCAAAATATTGCCAATAATTTTATTAGTGGTTTAATTATTATCCTAGAAAGACCGATTCAGATAGGGGATTTTATTAAGTTAGGAGAATTAGTAGGAACAGTACAAAGTGTGGGGGCTAGAAGTACCCAAATCAAAACCTGGGATGGTGTTTCTATTATCATTCCCAATTCCCGTTTTTTGGAAAGTGAAGTCATTAATTGGTCTCATGGAGATGCGACTTCAGCGATTCGTATTCCCGTTGGTGTTGCCTATGGTTCTGATATTAAACGAGTTAGATTAGCCTTATTACAAGCCGCTAGGGAGCATCAGGAAATCTTAGTAACCCCTCGCCCCAAGGTATTATTTCAAGACTTTGGAGAGAGTGCCTTAAACTTTGAATTGAGGGTATGGCTCCAAGAACCGAGACATCAATTTCGTATCAAAAGTGAACTTAATTATGCTATTGAAAAGAATCTTCGTTATTATGGCATTGAAATTCCCTTTCCCCAACGAGATCTAAATCTACGCTCACCTTACTTTAAAGAGTTGCTTCAAGGAATATTACCGACAACGGAAATGACCACTCCACTTTCATCAAATTCTGACCAAAAAGTTGAGCCAGATTTGGTTAATTCCCTGGGTAATTATGAATTAGATTCCTTAGAAGACCGACTAACTGATAATGACCTTCAAACATTAGTTAAACTCATGCGCTCACCTGAAGGCGTTAGCATTGAAGATCGTCGTTATCGTCTGAATATTTATCCAGCCTGTTTTATTGGTTCAGAGGCAGTTAATTGGCTGGTTGAAAATCAAAACTATAGCAGAGAAGAAGCCCTTGAATTAGGTCAAATTTTGGTCGAAAGAGGGATTATTCATCATGTGTTAGATCAACATGCTTTTAAAGACAGTTATTTGTTTTATCGTTTTTGTGAGGATGAACAGTAAGGATTAATTAATAAACTGATTAAAGATTATCTTGAAAATAACGATGATACAATTCACAACTAGGGTGAGCTTCATCTCCTAATAAATTGATCAATCCCATGCTCTCTAATTTATAAGCAATAGAGGGTTCTAATTGGACTCCGGTTTCAGTTTTTACCACTTGTTTCATCCCTTCTGCTAACTCAGGAGAAGATTGTAAATTATTCCAATGACGACGTAAATGACTGCCATAAATTCCCCCTTGAGTTGGAGCTTCTTCTAATAATTTTTCTTGGGAAATATTCTTATAAGCCAAGGCATCTAAAGCTAAACGAACTAAATAAGGATGTCCCCCTAGCATCTCAATTAAATCTTTGGCAAACTGTTGTTTTTTCGGATCTTCTGACCATTCAAATCCATAATAATTAGCTAAAATTAGAACCTGTTCTAAATTAAATCCAGGTAACTTAACTTGTCGTCCCACATTAAAGGGGGATTGATTCGCATCTAATTTTATATAAACCTCTGTTGAATTAGCAATCACTAAACGTAGATTTTGCCAGATTTCTAAATTGTTAGCCTCTTCATGCCAATAGCGTAACATAGGTAAAAAATCTTTCGCAATATCAGCATATTCAAACACCCGATCTAAATTATCTAATCCTAAAGCCAAAGGGCGATCAATATTTTCTAATAAATAACTTTGAAAATAGGTTTTACAACTGACTAAACTGCCAAATAATTCCTCATCCCAATAATCATTAAGTTCTGGTTTTAATCCTAATTCTCGACTAATATTGGCACAAAACCAGCGCAAAAACTTATCTAAAGTCGCAAACATTGCCCCTTCTGCTGCCCGAAGATTTAGGTAAACTTTGCGACAATCATTGGCTTCTGCATGAGCTAAAATTGTATTTAGTAGAGAGGTTTTACCCATTTTTTCAGGAGCTTTAATGCGAATTAGGGCCCCAGGTTTGAGAATGCCTTGACAACAATCTGATTCAATGGGAGGACGGGGAATATAAATGGGAGAATCAACCTTAATCTGGGTTTGAGTCTCAATGACAGGAAACGTCCCAAAAGTTGGCATGGTTGAGGCTTGTTTCCAATCAGGATATTTGATATCCTTCAGCCATTCTCGTAAGATTTGGAACTTACCCGGCCCCTTACTGCGGGGATCTAATTCGGGACAGCCATTGGGTTGTTCACTCGAAAAACAACCATAAAGTTCTGTCATTTGCTTTTTATAGGTTTCGTGACTCGCTGCTTCTGCAAGTTCCCAAACTTCCGTATCCGGTTTTCGCCAATTTTCGTAAGCAAACCGCACTAAAAAAATCTCTCTGAGTCTCCCTTTTAAATTTTGCTCGTTGGCAACTTCTTTGATGAATTGATCCCAGCCTTTTGGTTTCATAGCGATCGCATTAATAATGATACGGATAAAGACAAAACTTGACTAAGTTAACAGATTTTGAGGATTTGATTGGGTATGGATTCTATTTGTCCATTCTACTCTTTTCTACTTTTTTCCATGTCGCCTCCCCCTGACAACATCAGATCAGGTCTAAAAAATGGGACTGACATCCGATGAAAGGGGCCCTATCCTGAGAGTAGAGGATGATCTACACTTCCACCATTTCAAATTACGGTGGAACTGAGAAATTTCTCATTTTGGTGTGAGTAAAGGAGATAAACTAACCATGAGTCGTAAACTAACCATGAAACGTAAATTGGCAGCAGGAATGGCGATCGCGCTTCTCCTTGTTTTCGGTGTGGAAACAATGGCAGTTGCCGCCCCTAACTCAATTCTTGACAGTGTTATTGTCCATGACAAAGACTGTCCAGGGGATGATAAAGATGATTGCTAACCTTTACCATCACGATTAAACTCCGACCACAACACACCTAAGTTGGAGAAAGCTAGGAACTGTCCTGGCTTTTTCTGAAGTTTAGCAATTCAAAGGTAAAAATTGCGATAAGAGTCGAATTACGCCGAAAATTGATTATTCGTTTGGGACTTAAAAACCTCAAACACCTGCCGACAGAAGGATTTTAACTTTTCCCCAACATCAGCAGCAGGTTGATAATTACCTTCTAATTGCCAATTTTCTACGGTTGACAGTCGCCAGGCTTGTCCCTGATAATTAAAACCTGTGGCTTCTACCCCGATAAATCGTTGAGATTGATCTAGGGGATCTTGATGAAAGCGAATTTGTACTAACATACTCCGACTCTGGAAACGGGGACTCCACCCAGGTAAATGAAATCCAATATCGATGGAGTGGGGATCAACTAACTCTAGGGTATCAGGATCATTGCGCCAAGGCTTGAGATCGGCTTTCGCATCAGGAAAATGGGACTTAAATAAATGGACGATCACAGCAATTTTCGTCGCCACTTCTACGCCTTGGGCTTTTTCTGATGCGTTCATGTTCATTCTCCTCATGATAACTTTTTAGATGGTATAACGGATACTAAAGCCTGATTGACCGCTAAAATTAGAGATTATGCTTGATCCGGCTCCATCAAAATAGATTTAATCAATTTTAACCCCGTTCTTTGCTTTGGGGGTTGTTATGTCATGATTAGGCAACTATACCGCAAATTGGTTGTCGGGGCGAACAGAAGTTCGCCCCGACTGACTGCTTAAATAGCTAATAAAGGGGCAGCATTTAATAATTTTTGAGTATAAGGATGTTGGGGTTGTTTAAAAATGCTTTCAGTGTCTCCAATTTCCACAATTTTACCCTGATTCATTACCGCAATTCGATGACAGAAAAAGCGGGCAACCCAAAGATCATGGGTAATAAATAAATAGGTTAATTGGAAATCATCTTTTAACTCAGACATTAATTCTAAAACTTGTGCCTGTACACTGGCATCTAACATACTTACGGGTTCATCACAAATCACTAAATTGGGTTTGGTAATTAAAGCCCGCGCAATAGCAACTCGCTGTTGTTGTCCCCCTGATAATTGTTTTGGATAGCGATGATAATAGTCTTCAACTGGGGTTAATTTGACCCTTTCTAACATTTGATAAACTTGATTTTTTGCTTCTTCTGTCGTTGCTAATTGATGAATAAATAAGGGGTCGGCAATGCTTTGTCCAACAGTCATTAACGGGTTTAAACAGGCATGGGGATCTTGAAAAATCATTTGAATTTGTCGCCGTTTAAGACGCATTTCTTTTTCCGAAAGTTGGGTTAATTCTTCCCCTAAAAATTCAATGCTTCCCCCAGTGGCTTTTAAAAGTTGTAAAATGGTTCGAGATAGGGTACTCTTTCCACAACCGGACTCCCCCACTAAACCTAAAATTTCTCCTCGATATAATTCAAAACTTACCTTATCAACCGCTTTAATAACTTCTGTTTCTTTTGAAAAAAATTGTTGTATAAAATTTCCTTCTAAACTAAAATATTGTTGTAGGTTTGTAACTTTTAATAAGGGGGTTGTCTCTGCTTGCTCAGGTTGCCCCATTTCCTGACAATTGGGTTCTTCATCTTCTATTTGAACGTGCAAAGCAGCTTTTAATAAAGATTTGGTATAATTGTGTTGCGGGTGGTGTAAAATGTCTTGCATTTTCCCCATTTCCACAATTTTTCCCTCATTCATAACCGCCAGGCGATCGCAATATTCTCCTACCATTGCTAAGTCATGGGAAATTAACAATAAACCCATACTTTCTTCCGCACATAAACGGGTTAATTCTTGCAAAATTTCGGCGGCAACAGTAACATCTAAAGCGGTGGTAGGTTCATCAGCAATAATCATTTTAGGATTCAATAATAAAGCCAAGGCCATCGCCACCCGTTGACGCATTCCGCCACTAAATTCATGGGGATATTGGGCCCAACGGTTCGGGGGGATTTTAACTTTATCTAAGGTCTTAATTGCGACATTTCTCGCTTCTTTTCGAGATAATTGGGGTTGATGAGCTTGCAAGGTTTCAATACAATGATCACCAATAGTCATTAAGGGATCAAGACGGGTCATCGGATCTTGAAACACTAACCCGACAACTTCCCCCCGAAACTGTCTCAATGCCTCTGGGTTTAGGTCAACAATAGATCGGCCTTCCAACTGGATCTTTCCTTCAATTTGTGTTAGGTTGGGAAGCAGTTTCATGATCGCCCGTCCCAAAGTCGATTTACCACAGCCTGACTCTCCTACTAATCCTAATTTCTCCCCTGGTTGCAGGGTAAAGGATACCCCATCTACGGCCCAGTGGTTACTATTAGGATATTGAATGCGTAAGTCGTTAACACAAAACAAGGGTTCGCCGTTCATTGCTTCAGCTAAATCTATGATTGATAGTTGATAATATCTTACAACTGTTCCCTTCTACCTA contains these protein-coding regions:
- a CDS encoding DUF2079 domain-containing protein — translated: MKFFQLHLSPLSFLIIINTLILFICSVLKHILFQSTAWDLAIFDQAIYLISQNQPPISSFLNIHILGDHAALIFYPLSLFYKLYPSVYWLLFIQALSLSLGALPIWYLAKHQGLNKYQSLTLSLVYLLYPLLFNINLFDFHPDVIAIPAILWAILAAFANKLGIFILALIIILSCKGVLSLTVAFMGIWLLFLNKKKLYGSIALGLGIAWFIISTQVIIPFFSDNSANIGRHISRFSYLGNSFAEIIHNFIFKPWLLLQGLFNLANLEYLLLLLMPLIWGLSFRHLSPLVGAIPVLAMNLLSQDLLQKDLLHQYSLPIIPFLMVSVIATMATEKAWFRQEKYIIIWSLIGFLALAKFGYFTSRYLESLDTWKATQSAISQISTKGNVLTSTYIAPHLSQRPLIKLAEDGADGFDLNQFDYILLNKRHPGRASSPELIETIKQKIAQIPQFSLTYEKDNVYLFKKKD
- a CDS encoding mechanosensitive ion channel domain-containing protein, whose product is MSTYLRKKTNYFYWTLLTLMIIWLPLSISAQSPNLNPTEKAPIVVDGHVLFQVGSLNNFSAQQRANVINEILAEEVRSLEPVDIIVFQNRQQTVIRNHTTKRHLLSVTEVDVIAGSNPFEQAVIWKKHLEKALKQGQFERTSSYLRRAGLWSLGAVFGASVIQFGLIFLGMLNKRQEQSERNLPRETVYLRQPLIQPFWRIFLLISPIVLWLSVFTYICHLFPMTRSRLYQIRMLLEQPIFSLGKNSYSAIQLLLLLALTVGLWFFVKGVIFFLKAYLLSRLGTHRSVQEMVAILVQYILLFLGFIILLQLWGLDLSAVAIIASVLGVGIGFGLQNIANNFISGLIIILERPIQIGDFIKLGELVGTVQSVGARSTQIKTWDGVSIIIPNSRFLESEVINWSHGDATSAIRIPVGVAYGSDIKRVRLALLQAAREHQEILVTPRPKVLFQDFGESALNFELRVWLQEPRHQFRIKSELNYAIEKNLRYYGIEIPFPQRDLNLRSPYFKELLQGILPTTEMTTPLSSNSDQKVEPDLVNSLGNYELDSLEDRLTDNDLQTLVKLMRSPEGVSIEDRRYRLNIYPACFIGSEAVNWLVENQNYSREEALELGQILVERGIIHHVLDQHAFKDSYLFYRFCEDEQ
- a CDS encoding AAA-like domain-containing protein, with the translated sequence MKPKGWDQFIKEVANEQNLKGRLREIFLVRFAYENWRKPDTEVWELAEAASHETYKKQMTELYGCFSSEQPNGCPELDPRSKGPGKFQILREWLKDIKYPDWKQASTMPTFGTFPVIETQTQIKVDSPIYIPRPPIESDCCQGILKPGALIRIKAPEKMGKTSLLNTILAHAEANDCRKVYLNLRAAEGAMFATLDKFLRWFCANISRELGLKPELNDYWDEELFGSLVSCKTYFQSYLLENIDRPLALGLDNLDRVFEYADIAKDFLPMLRYWHEEANNLEIWQNLRLVIANSTEVYIKLDANQSPFNVGRQVKLPGFNLEQVLILANYYGFEWSEDPKKQQFAKDLIEMLGGHPYLVRLALDALAYKNISQEKLLEEAPTQGGIYGSHLRRHWNNLQSSPELAEGMKQVVKTETGVQLEPSIAYKLESMGLINLLGDEAHPSCELYHRYFQDNL
- a CDS encoding ABC transporter ATP-binding protein encodes the protein MNGEPLFCVNDLRIQYPNSNHWAVDGVSFTLQPGEKLGLVGESGCGKSTLGRAIMKLLPNLTQIEGKIQLEGRSIVDLNPEALRQFRGEVVGLVFQDPMTRLDPLMTIGDHCIETLQAHQPQLSRKEARNVAIKTLDKVKIPPNRWAQYPHEFSGGMRQRVAMALALLLNPKMIIADEPTTALDVTVAAEILQELTRLCAEESMGLLLISHDLAMVGEYCDRLAVMNEGKIVEMGKMQDILHHPQHNYTKSLLKAALHVQIEDEEPNCQEMGQPEQAETTPLLKVTNLQQYFSLEGNFIQQFFSKETEVIKAVDKVSFELYRGEILGLVGESGCGKSTLSRTILQLLKATGGSIEFLGEELTQLSEKEMRLKRRQIQMIFQDPHACLNPLMTVGQSIADPLFIHQLATTEEAKNQVYQMLERVKLTPVEDYYHRYPKQLSGGQQQRVAIARALITKPNLVICDEPVSMLDASVQAQVLELMSELKDDFQLTYLFITHDLWVARFFCHRIAVMNQGKIVEIGDTESIFKQPQHPYTQKLLNAAPLLAI